Proteins from a single region of Syntrophales bacterium:
- a CDS encoding cupin domain-containing protein has product MESFEGLKIGAKIREAREKKSLTLQDLAARSGINRESLEKIEAGEFVPPVATLLKLARSLGVGMARFFEDDQPAVRVSITRLADRRRIARRPHHGEGEVDYAYESLETRKPEKHMEPLFVEFQPLETGGMVFACHDGEEFVYVLEGRLEFRTDDRVETLTPGESLYFDSNQNHSFRGLDGRPARAIVVVWSP; this is encoded by the coding sequence ATGGAATCGTTTGAGGGGCTCAAGATCGGTGCCAAGATCCGGGAAGCGAGGGAGAAGAAATCCCTGACCCTGCAGGATCTGGCGGCCCGATCGGGAATCAACCGGGAGAGCCTGGAGAAGATCGAGGCCGGTGAATTCGTCCCGCCCGTGGCGACCCTCCTGAAACTCGCCCGGTCGCTCGGCGTGGGGATGGCCCGCTTTTTCGAGGATGACCAGCCCGCCGTCAGGGTGTCCATCACCCGGCTCGCCGACCGCCGCCGGATCGCCCGCCGGCCTCACCACGGCGAGGGGGAGGTGGATTACGCCTACGAGTCGCTGGAGACCCGCAAGCCCGAAAAGCACATGGAGCCGCTCTTCGTCGAGTTCCAGCCGCTGGAGACGGGGGGCATGGTCTTCGCGTGCCACGACGGCGAGGAATTCGTCTATGTCCTGGAGGGGCGGCTCGAGTTCCGCACCGACGACCGGGTGGAGACGCTGACCCCCGGGGAATCCCTCTACTTCGATTCCAACCAGAACCACAGTTTCCGGGGTCTCGACGGACGGCCCGCGCGGGCCATCGTCGTCGTCTGGAGCCCCTGA
- a CDS encoding TetR/AcrR family transcriptional regulator has protein sequence MATEADTFSKLKIREREARKNLIVNAAERSFAGKPFNKVSMRDIAREAGISPASIYRYFPDQQTLFVEAFLRGSRRVIESFRVAVEENSGVSLERIAGEFLDFLIENDPYFRMMTHFMLDGSLSPALVERLNEESRLLIDQFDFLFETMHAKGDRRLLAHAFFSAMNGILITFRDYPGRSREEVIEHMKLVGRVIARLFTLSITSDGWDRGLGVQA, from the coding sequence ATGGCGACGGAAGCAGACACGTTTTCCAAACTGAAGATCCGGGAGCGGGAAGCCAGGAAGAACCTGATCGTCAACGCCGCCGAGCGGTCTTTTGCCGGCAAGCCCTTCAACAAGGTGAGCATGCGGGACATCGCCCGGGAGGCCGGCATCTCGCCCGCGTCCATCTACCGGTATTTCCCGGACCAGCAGACCCTCTTCGTGGAGGCCTTTCTCCGGGGCTCCCGCCGCGTCATCGAGTCCTTCCGGGTGGCCGTCGAAGAGAACAGCGGCGTGTCCCTGGAGCGCATTGCCGGAGAGTTTCTGGACTTCCTGATCGAAAACGATCCCTATTTCCGCATGATGACCCACTTCATGCTGGACGGCTCCTTGAGCCCGGCCCTGGTGGAGCGCCTCAACGAGGAGTCCCGCCTCCTCATCGACCAGTTCGACTTCCTCTTTGAAACGATGCATGCCAAGGGCGACCGCCGCCTCCTGGCCCATGCCTTCTTCTCGGCCATGAACGGCATCCTCATCACCTTCCGGGACTATCCCGGCCGTTCAAGGGAAGAGGTGATAGAGCACATGAAGCTGGTCGGCCGGGTGATCGCGAGGCTCTTCACGCTGAGCATCACGTCGGACGGCTGGGACCGCGGGCTGGGCGTTCAGGCGTGA
- a CDS encoding FAD-dependent oxidoreductase, which yields MNRDQSRAEALFLPRSFTTTESNLTGSWRYLRPRFEEKTAPCSAACPAGEDIPRIEMLTTQGAFREAWETILMENPFPGVCGRVCFHPCEGVCNRGGFDSAVAVHTVERFLADSAVRNEFRSDLGRLPARKERIAIVGSGPAGLSAAWFLARLGYGVRVLEALPEPGGILRWGIPAYRLPPSALRPEIARLEALGIEIRTDCRIDRAGLESLERDYDAVFLGCGFGKDRPLGIPGEEERGVEDGLAFLSRIRGGEEPRLEGVSIVVGGGNTAVDVARTVVRLGGRAVIAYRRRRRDMPAFDEELQMALEEGVELRELMAPAGVARRNGKLAITFRRMKIEGEDADGRGRIVPDGEATLEVEADRLFTAAGAGAAEDWHLPPRKETGLVRLSHTVLTASEGRPVRVYGGDTTNDVQMVVTAVASGKQAALALDVLFREGPAAVTERLSACAVGPGPSLSMEIYTGGPRGLRTRHVVLPEEINTDYFAFEPRITQPRLLVDERSRSFAEIDLKISAGLAMREAGRCFNCGICNGCDNCYLFCPDVSIARGREGENRRINYDYCKGCGLCVVECPRNAMTLEGES from the coding sequence ATGAACCGAGACCAGAGCAGGGCCGAGGCGCTGTTTCTGCCCCGGTCCTTCACCACCACGGAAAGCAACCTGACGGGCTCGTGGCGGTACCTCCGTCCACGCTTCGAGGAGAAGACGGCTCCCTGCAGCGCCGCCTGCCCCGCCGGAGAAGACATCCCCCGCATCGAAATGCTGACGACCCAGGGCGCCTTCCGGGAGGCCTGGGAGACGATCCTGATGGAGAATCCCTTTCCGGGAGTCTGCGGGCGGGTCTGTTTCCATCCCTGCGAGGGGGTCTGCAACCGCGGCGGATTCGACTCGGCGGTGGCGGTCCACACGGTGGAGCGCTTCCTGGCCGACTCGGCCGTCCGCAACGAATTCCGGTCCGACCTGGGACGGCTTCCAGCCCGGAAGGAGCGGATCGCCATCGTCGGGTCCGGTCCCGCCGGCCTGTCGGCGGCCTGGTTCCTGGCCCGCCTGGGATACGGCGTCCGCGTCCTGGAGGCCCTTCCGGAGCCGGGAGGAATCCTGCGCTGGGGCATCCCCGCCTACCGTCTGCCGCCCTCGGCCCTCCGGCCGGAGATCGCCCGCCTGGAAGCCCTGGGCATCGAAATCAGGACGGACTGCCGGATCGACCGGGCAGGCCTGGAGTCCCTGGAGCGGGATTATGACGCCGTCTTTCTCGGCTGCGGATTCGGAAAGGACCGGCCGCTGGGAATCCCCGGGGAGGAGGAGCGGGGAGTCGAAGACGGGCTCGCCTTCCTGTCCCGCATCCGCGGCGGTGAGGAGCCGCGCCTGGAAGGCGTGTCGATTGTCGTGGGCGGGGGAAACACCGCCGTCGACGTCGCCCGGACCGTCGTCCGCCTGGGCGGACGGGCGGTCATTGCCTACCGGCGCCGCCGCCGGGACATGCCGGCCTTCGACGAAGAGCTGCAGATGGCCCTGGAGGAGGGGGTCGAGCTCCGGGAGCTCATGGCGCCCGCGGGTGTCGCGCGCCGGAACGGGAAGCTTGCGATCACGTTCCGCCGGATGAAGATCGAGGGCGAGGACGCCGACGGACGGGGGCGCATCGTCCCGGACGGCGAGGCGACGCTGGAGGTGGAGGCGGACCGCCTGTTCACGGCCGCCGGCGCCGGTGCCGCCGAGGACTGGCATCTGCCGCCCCGGAAGGAGACGGGCCTCGTCCGGCTCAGCCACACCGTCCTCACCGCGTCGGAAGGCCGTCCGGTGCGGGTGTACGGCGGCGACACGACGAACGACGTCCAGATGGTCGTCACCGCCGTTGCCTCGGGCAAGCAGGCTGCCCTGGCCCTGGACGTCCTGTTCCGGGAGGGGCCGGCGGCCGTCACGGAGCGGCTCTCCGCATGCGCCGTCGGGCCCGGGCCGTCGCTTTCCATGGAAATCTACACCGGCGGCCCCCGTGGTCTCCGGACCCGTCATGTTGTCCTGCCGGAGGAGATCAACACGGACTACTTCGCCTTCGAGCCCCGGATCACCCAGCCGCGCCTCCTGGTAGACGAGCGGTCCCGCTCCTTCGCCGAGATCGACTTGAAGATCTCCGCCGGGCTGGCCATGCGGGAAGCGGGCCGATGCTTCAACTGCGGCATCTGCAACGGTTGCGACAACTGCTACCTCTTCTGCCCCGACGTATCCATCGCCCGCGGCCGGGAAGGGGAGAACCGCCGGATCAACTACGACTACTGCAAGGGGTGCGGGCTCTGCGTGGTGGAGTGTCCCCGCAACGCCATGACCCTGGAGGGGGAATCATGA
- a CDS encoding 2-oxoacid:acceptor oxidoreductase family protein — protein sequence MVEIRFHGRGGQGTVVLTILLAKAFFQAGWQVQSFPFFGVERRGAPVEAYLRLDRTKILARTNVTTPDHVVVQDQTLLTSIDVTRGLKPGGWVLLNSATDPEDPGAYAGQQLACVDAGRIALGHRLGSRTAPIVNTAMMGAFARMFGEPPMEAIVAAIREEVPSEPDRNIAAAEEAYRAVRILGRVPVS from the coding sequence ATGGTGGAGATCCGGTTCCACGGCCGTGGCGGCCAGGGGACGGTCGTGCTGACGATCCTCCTGGCCAAGGCCTTCTTCCAGGCGGGCTGGCAGGTCCAGAGCTTTCCCTTCTTCGGGGTCGAGCGGCGGGGGGCGCCGGTGGAGGCGTATCTCCGGCTGGACCGGACAAAGATTCTGGCCCGGACGAACGTCACCACGCCGGACCACGTGGTCGTCCAGGACCAGACGCTCCTGACGAGCATCGACGTGACCCGGGGGCTCAAGCCGGGGGGATGGGTTCTTCTCAACAGCGCAACCGATCCGGAAGACCCGGGTGCCTACGCCGGCCAGCAGCTCGCCTGTGTGGACGCGGGCCGGATCGCCCTCGGTCACCGGCTCGGGAGCCGGACCGCACCCATCGTCAACACGGCCATGATGGGAGCCTTCGCCCGCATGTTCGGTGAGCCGCCCATGGAAGCCATTGTCGCCGCCATCCGCGAAGAGGTTCCGTCAGAGCCGGACCGCAACATTGCAGCGGCCGAGGAGGCCTACCGGGCAGTCCGGATCCTCGGCCGGGTCCCCGTGTCCTGA
- a CDS encoding 3-methyl-2-oxobutanoate dehydrogenase subunit beta — translation MQLDVLDQELMCSGHVGCPGCGATIAMRFFLKTLGEKTVMVLPACCWSVIAGPYPQSTLKIPVIHSAFETGGATATGVRAALDMLGDTETTVVTWAGDGGTFDIGFQALSGAVERNEDFIYVCYDNEAYMNTGIQRSSSTPYGAWTTTTPGTHWKHLRKKNIVEALVAHRIPYAATANIAFPEDLVRKARKAKSIKGSRFLHIYASCPTGWRIPSEMSIKIARMAVQTNIFPLYEVEDGVRYTINYKPREYLVREYFKLQGRFRHLTDQDLDAIQEMVNEDWQLLLRKAGEHA, via the coding sequence ATGCAACTGGACGTCCTTGATCAGGAACTGATGTGCTCGGGCCATGTGGGCTGCCCGGGATGCGGGGCTACCATCGCCATGCGCTTTTTCCTGAAGACCCTCGGGGAAAAAACCGTCATGGTCCTGCCGGCCTGCTGCTGGTCCGTCATCGCGGGACCCTATCCCCAGTCCACCCTGAAGATCCCGGTCATCCACTCGGCCTTCGAGACGGGGGGAGCCACCGCCACCGGCGTCCGGGCGGCCCTGGACATGCTGGGAGACACCGAGACGACCGTTGTCACCTGGGCCGGCGACGGGGGGACCTTCGACATCGGATTCCAGGCCTTAAGCGGCGCCGTGGAGCGGAACGAGGACTTCATCTACGTCTGTTACGACAACGAAGCCTACATGAACACGGGGATCCAGCGCAGTTCCTCGACGCCTTACGGGGCGTGGACGACAACGACGCCGGGCACGCACTGGAAGCATCTCCGGAAGAAGAACATCGTGGAGGCCCTGGTGGCGCACCGGATTCCCTATGCGGCGACGGCGAACATCGCCTTCCCGGAGGACCTTGTACGGAAGGCCCGGAAGGCCAAGTCCATCAAGGGCTCCCGGTTCCTTCACATCTATGCGAGCTGTCCCACGGGCTGGCGGATTCCCTCCGAGATGTCCATCAAGATCGCCCGCATGGCCGTCCAGACGAACATCTTCCCCCTCTACGAGGTGGAGGACGGCGTCCGGTACACCATCAACTACAAGCCCAGGGAATACCTGGTCCGGGAATACTTCAAGCTCCAGGGGCGGTTCCGGCACCTGACGGACCAGGATCTGGACGCGATTCAGGAGATGGTGAACGAGGACTGGCAGCTCCTGCTCCGAAAGGCCGGGGAGCACGCCTGA
- a CDS encoding patatin-like phospholipase family protein, which yields MDPSRLSGRRRRTKRYSPFRSGPFRLGLLILGILSVLAGCTAQYPLNPVLGPRTIVAPQDRGIVEKDDPLFLILAFSGGGTRAAALSYGVLEALDRIEIQAKEGSGHRTLLDEVNLITSVSGGSFTAATYGLRGRDMFLDYRERFLLRDHQSHLIAGFLSPFNWARLWSPRFGRSDMAQEYYDQILFDGATLGDIPRRDRPAVMILATDILNGQVFPFTTLQFSLICSDWKRFPIARAVAASAAFPGAFTPVILKNYAGDCGWKPPDWMNKSLERPDPASRGYHMARSMASYLDRSSKPYIHLLDGGVSDNLGLRSILEYLAVRGGIRESLREQGYTRVRRMAFVIVNAETREKPRWRLLDEVPGLAAILGASSTVMINRYNFETVDLLRRYVRDWSEELRAAGMPPIEFYVIELSFDYLPDQAEREYFQSIPTSLYLPAGEVDRLRGVAQRLLLSSEPFRNMVRDMGGRLPAPVLPLRADASAGGPESAAPSPVPPPVPDGAESVHGK from the coding sequence ATGGATCCTTCCAGATTGTCCGGTCGTCGCCGGCGCACAAAACGGTATTCGCCTTTCCGCAGCGGGCCGTTCCGACTCGGTCTCCTGATCCTTGGAATCCTTTCGGTCCTGGCCGGCTGCACGGCCCAGTACCCGCTCAATCCCGTGCTGGGACCGCGGACGATCGTTGCTCCGCAGGACCGGGGCATTGTTGAAAAGGACGATCCCCTGTTCCTCATCCTGGCCTTCTCCGGCGGGGGGACCCGGGCGGCGGCGCTGTCCTACGGCGTACTGGAGGCCCTCGACCGCATCGAGATCCAGGCGAAAGAGGGCTCGGGCCACCGCACCCTCCTGGATGAGGTGAACCTGATCACCTCCGTCTCCGGCGGAAGCTTCACAGCGGCCACCTACGGACTCCGTGGCCGGGACATGTTCCTCGACTACCGCGAGCGCTTTCTCCTCCGGGACCACCAGTCCCACCTGATCGCCGGATTCCTCAGCCCCTTCAACTGGGCCCGTCTCTGGTCGCCCCGCTTCGGAAGGAGCGACATGGCCCAGGAATACTACGACCAGATCCTCTTCGACGGCGCGACGCTGGGAGACATCCCCAGGCGGGACCGGCCCGCCGTCATGATCCTCGCGACGGATATCCTCAACGGCCAGGTTTTTCCCTTCACGACCCTCCAGTTTTCCCTGATCTGCTCCGACTGGAAGCGTTTCCCCATTGCGCGCGCCGTCGCGGCCTCGGCGGCCTTCCCGGGCGCCTTCACACCGGTGATCCTGAAGAACTACGCCGGAGACTGCGGCTGGAAGCCCCCCGACTGGATGAACAAGTCCCTGGAGAGGCCCGATCCGGCCAGCCGCGGCTACCACATGGCCAGGAGCATGGCATCCTATCTCGACCGGAGCAGCAAGCCCTACATTCATCTGCTGGACGGAGGCGTCTCGGACAACCTGGGACTCCGGAGCATCCTGGAGTACCTGGCGGTGAGGGGCGGAATCCGGGAATCCCTGCGGGAGCAGGGCTACACCCGAGTCCGGCGGATGGCCTTCGTCATCGTCAACGCGGAGACCCGGGAAAAGCCGCGGTGGCGCCTCCTGGACGAGGTCCCGGGCCTGGCGGCGATCCTGGGGGCGTCTTCCACCGTCATGATCAACCGCTACAACTTCGAGACCGTCGACCTCCTGAGGCGATACGTGCGGGACTGGTCCGAGGAGCTGCGTGCCGCCGGCATGCCGCCCATCGAGTTTTACGTCATCGAGCTGAGTTTCGATTATCTGCCGGACCAGGCGGAACGGGAGTATTTCCAGTCCATCCCCACCTCCCTCTACCTGCCGGCGGGCGAGGTGGACCGCCTCCGCGGCGTCGCGCAGAGACTGCTCCTCTCGTCGGAGCCCTTCCGGAACATGGTGCGGGATATGGGAGGCCGGCTGCCGGCACCGGTGCTCCCCCTGCGTGCGGATGCGTCCGCCGGGGGGCCGGAGTCCGCTGCGCCCTCCCCCGTACCGCCGCCTGTACCCGACGGAGCGGAGAGCGTACATGGGAAATGA
- a CDS encoding ArsA family ATPase, with translation MRIHFFTGKGGVGKSTMAAAAAWQLSQGARVLIVSLDPAHNLGDIFGIELKNRRKAFSRNLHLEEVDLHRLAKDYLKRESRVLNETYHYLQTLNLDRYFSILQYSPGIEEYALLTAIERTIREADGFDHVVFDTPPTGLTLRFLALPLVTVTWIERLMAIRRHILEKRHTIQKIRNPASRSKAKEIRLKYDEEGDDILDHLKTLRANFASLTGTLQGADCGVTVVFNPDLLSLRESQRLLEGLRDLKLPLRLLILNKITTENGAAARQVTGAIKALAGGGVHFVNVSWNPSLGMEQGGRLFEIPEDLTVHLSTR, from the coding sequence ATGCGAATCCACTTCTTCACCGGCAAGGGAGGGGTGGGCAAGTCCACCATGGCGGCCGCCGCGGCCTGGCAGCTCTCGCAGGGGGCCCGCGTCCTGATCGTCTCCCTCGACCCGGCCCACAACCTCGGAGACATCTTTGGAATCGAGCTCAAGAACCGCCGGAAGGCCTTTTCCAGGAACCTTCACCTGGAAGAAGTGGACCTGCACCGGCTGGCAAAGGATTACCTGAAGCGGGAGTCCCGGGTCCTGAACGAGACATACCATTACCTCCAGACGCTCAACCTGGACCGGTATTTCTCGATCCTCCAGTACTCGCCGGGGATCGAGGAGTACGCCCTCCTGACGGCCATCGAGCGGACGATCCGGGAGGCCGACGGGTTCGACCATGTCGTTTTCGATACACCGCCCACGGGCCTGACCCTGCGCTTCCTCGCCCTGCCGCTGGTGACGGTAACCTGGATCGAGCGCCTGATGGCCATCCGCCGGCACATCCTGGAGAAGCGCCACACCATCCAGAAGATCCGGAACCCCGCTTCCCGGTCGAAGGCGAAGGAGATCCGCCTGAAATACGACGAGGAGGGCGACGATATCCTCGACCACCTCAAGACGCTGCGGGCAAACTTTGCGAGCCTGACCGGGACCCTGCAGGGAGCGGACTGCGGCGTCACCGTCGTCTTCAATCCGGACCTGCTTTCCCTCCGGGAGTCCCAGCGCCTGCTGGAAGGGCTGCGGGACCTGAAGCTGCCCCTGCGGCTCCTGATCCTCAACAAGATCACAACGGAGAACGGCGCGGCGGCCCGCCAGGTGACCGGGGCGATCAAGGCGCTCGCCGGCGGCGGGGTGCACTTCGTCAACGTTTCCTGGAATCCGTCCCTGGGCATGGAGCAGGGCGGGCGGCTCTTCGAGATCCCGGAGGACTTGACGGTCCACCTGTCGACACGCTAA
- the porA gene encoding pyruvate ferredoxin oxidoreductase: MKRVLEGSHAVAEAVRLANVQVISAYPITPQTHIVEILSDYCASGKMNARFLRVESEHSCLAALIGAQSTGVRTFTATSSQGLALMHELLHWASGARLPIVMAEVNRALAPGWNIWTDQSDSLAQRDTGWMQFYCEDAQEVLDTMLMAYRLAEMVNLPAMVVLDAFFLSHTYEPVDIPEQEEVDRFLPAYAPGFRLDTAHPFALSPLVAPNAYMEMRREIAAAMEDVLVKLDAVEEEFAGVFGRRYGAVEAVRCEDAEIVLVTSGTVTSTARILLEELRAKGEKVGILKIKLFRPFPVEAIRRALAGAKKVAVVDRNFSFGATGIFAQEVRAAVCNVPDHPPVFGFIAGLGGRDVTTTVLASMIEQTKAAGVPPAESIWIGLTEAAYATGRP; this comes from the coding sequence ATGAAACGGGTCCTCGAGGGAAGCCATGCCGTGGCCGAGGCGGTCCGGCTGGCCAACGTCCAGGTCATCTCGGCGTACCCCATCACGCCGCAGACGCACATCGTGGAGATCCTCTCGGACTATTGCGCCTCGGGAAAGATGAACGCCCGCTTCCTCCGGGTCGAGAGCGAGCACTCCTGCCTGGCGGCCCTGATCGGCGCCCAGAGCACCGGCGTCCGGACCTTCACCGCCACCTCCTCCCAGGGGCTGGCCCTGATGCACGAGCTCCTGCACTGGGCCTCCGGGGCGCGCCTGCCCATCGTCATGGCGGAGGTGAACCGGGCCCTGGCACCGGGGTGGAACATCTGGACGGACCAGAGCGACAGCCTGGCCCAGCGGGACACCGGCTGGATGCAGTTCTACTGCGAGGACGCCCAGGAGGTCCTCGATACGATGCTGATGGCCTACCGACTGGCGGAGATGGTGAACCTTCCGGCCATGGTGGTCCTGGACGCCTTTTTCCTGTCCCACACGTATGAGCCGGTGGACATCCCGGAGCAGGAGGAGGTGGACCGCTTCCTGCCGGCATACGCGCCGGGCTTCCGCCTGGACACGGCCCATCCCTTCGCCCTGAGCCCCCTGGTGGCGCCGAACGCCTACATGGAGATGCGCCGGGAGATCGCCGCCGCCATGGAGGACGTCCTGGTGAAGCTCGACGCCGTGGAAGAAGAGTTCGCCGGGGTCTTCGGCCGCCGCTACGGTGCCGTGGAGGCGGTCCGCTGCGAGGACGCGGAGATCGTACTCGTGACCAGCGGAACGGTGACGAGCACCGCGCGCATTCTCCTGGAAGAGCTGCGGGCGAAGGGGGAGAAGGTGGGCATTCTGAAGATCAAGCTCTTCCGGCCGTTTCCGGTGGAGGCCATCCGCCGGGCCCTGGCGGGGGCAAAGAAAGTCGCCGTGGTGGACCGCAACTTCTCCTTCGGGGCGACGGGCATCTTCGCCCAGGAGGTGCGGGCCGCCGTGTGCAACGTGCCGGACCATCCGCCCGTCTTTGGGTTCATCGCCGGCCTGGGAGGCCGGGATGTCACGACGACGGTGCTGGCGTCGATGATCGAACAGACAAAAGCCGCCGGGGTTCCGCCGGCGGAGAGCATCTGGATCGGGCTTACGGAGGCGGCCTATGCAACTGGACGTCCTTGA
- a CDS encoding carbon starvation protein A: MTTTVIGIIGFILYVGLYFTYGKKIERDVVRASDEVEAPSKRLFDGVDYVPAHRMVLFGHHFSSIAGAGPIVGPAMAMCWGWLPALAWVWLGNIFIGAVHDYLALMASMRYDGKSIQFVASDLISKRTGTAFYWIVFFLLVLVVAAFATVISSMFVKTPEIAGASIFVTIVALILGYLIYQMKMNLPVATIIGIALMCAAIWGGTFVPVALSFETWLVILFFYIIIAAAIPVNILLQPRDYLNSWLLYFGIAIGFIAAFFTFHAVEIPAFTEFSPILVGGKPTPFWPAIPLIIACGSLSGFHSLVASGTSSKQISKESDGLFIGYGSMFTEGFLSTIVICGIAGFGYTALKNAHAAQVAADAAKAAAAGAVFTAPAFALTLDNWGALFTKVSEGLKLSQANLVVQTYADMVAASFLNFLPNKLVKIIAGLWISAFALTTLDTTNRIARYCLVEMLAPVKETAKGIYGVLTNRWIASLVPALIGMYLAWSKQFTIVWPSFGAANQLIAAIALMTGAAYVSKRLKSKFAIMAVIPAYLLWITVTCAIIWFMIVVMPANIAKAPGQGWTVQIIMGIMLVLNMLFIWDFIKMRKES; encoded by the coding sequence ATGACCACCACTGTCATCGGTATTATCGGTTTCATTCTCTACGTCGGCCTGTACTTCACGTACGGCAAGAAGATCGAGCGGGACGTCGTCCGGGCCTCGGACGAGGTCGAGGCCCCCTCGAAGCGCCTCTTCGACGGCGTCGACTACGTCCCGGCCCACCGCATGGTCCTCTTCGGCCATCACTTCTCCTCCATCGCCGGCGCGGGTCCCATCGTAGGTCCCGCCATGGCCATGTGCTGGGGCTGGCTCCCCGCCCTGGCCTGGGTCTGGCTCGGCAACATCTTCATCGGCGCCGTCCACGACTACCTGGCCTTGATGGCCTCCATGCGCTACGACGGCAAGTCCATCCAGTTCGTTGCCTCGGACCTCATCTCGAAGCGGACCGGCACGGCCTTCTACTGGATCGTCTTCTTCCTCCTGGTCCTTGTCGTGGCGGCCTTTGCGACGGTCATCTCGTCCATGTTCGTCAAGACCCCGGAGATCGCCGGGGCCTCCATCTTCGTGACCATCGTTGCCCTCATCCTGGGGTACCTGATCTACCAGATGAAGATGAACCTGCCCGTGGCCACGATCATCGGGATCGCCCTGATGTGTGCCGCCATCTGGGGGGGAACCTTCGTTCCCGTAGCCCTGAGCTTCGAGACGTGGTTGGTGATCCTCTTCTTCTACATCATCATCGCCGCGGCCATCCCCGTGAACATCCTGCTCCAGCCCAGGGATTACCTGAACTCGTGGCTCCTCTACTTCGGCATCGCCATCGGGTTCATCGCCGCCTTCTTCACTTTCCACGCGGTCGAGATCCCGGCCTTCACGGAGTTCTCCCCCATCCTGGTCGGTGGGAAGCCGACACCGTTCTGGCCCGCCATCCCCCTGATCATCGCCTGCGGCTCCCTCTCGGGATTCCACTCCCTGGTGGCCTCGGGGACGTCGTCCAAGCAGATCTCCAAGGAGAGTGACGGCCTCTTTATCGGCTACGGCTCCATGTTCACGGAGGGGTTCCTCTCCACCATCGTCATCTGCGGCATCGCCGGATTCGGCTACACGGCCCTGAAGAACGCCCATGCGGCCCAGGTGGCCGCCGATGCCGCCAAGGCCGCCGCCGCGGGCGCCGTCTTCACGGCCCCCGCCTTTGCCCTGACCCTGGACAACTGGGGAGCCCTCTTCACCAAGGTCTCCGAGGGCCTGAAGCTCTCCCAGGCGAACCTGGTCGTCCAGACCTACGCCGACATGGTGGCGGCAAGCTTCCTGAACTTCCTCCCGAACAAGCTTGTCAAGATCATCGCGGGGCTATGGATCTCCGCATTTGCATTGACCACGCTGGACACGACGAACCGCATCGCCCGCTACTGCCTCGTGGAGATGCTGGCGCCCGTGAAGGAAACGGCCAAGGGGATCTATGGTGTCCTGACGAACCGCTGGATCGCCTCCCTGGTGCCGGCCCTGATCGGGATGTACCTGGCCTGGAGCAAGCAGTTCACCATCGTGTGGCCCTCCTTCGGCGCGGCGAACCAGCTCATCGCCGCCATCGCCCTCATGACGGGGGCGGCCTACGTGTCCAAGCGGCTGAAGTCGAAGTTCGCCATCATGGCGGTCATCCCGGCCTACCTGCTCTGGATCACGGTGACCTGCGCCATCATCTGGTTCATGATCGTGGTCATGCCGGCGAACATCGCCAAGGCCCCCGGACAGGGCTGGACGGTGCAGATCATCATGGGCATCATGCTCGTTCTGAACATGCTGTTCATCTGGGACTTCATCAAGATGCGCAAGGAGTCCTGA